The following are encoded in a window of Arthrobacter sp. OAP107 genomic DNA:
- a CDS encoding MFS transporter: MSSTATSHSGSAKQVNSRGRVIVASLIGTTVEFYDFYVYATAAVLVFPKLFFPGQNETTQLLSSFAVFGVAFIARPLGSVVFGHFGDKFGRKGTLVASLLTMGIATFLIGCLPTATVPGWEFWAPALLVVMRFAQGLALGGEWSGAALLATENAPANKRAIYGTFPQLGAPIGFVIANVIFLVASYTLAPAAFEAWGWRVPFLLSAVMVIIGLYVRLKLIETPAFTKVLESNEVAKLPIGRVFKTSWWPLILGTFIMLATYVLFYLMTTFTLTYGTRPATLEAAKAAAEKAGKPMTEAAAAAFVPGLGYTRNDFLWMLIAGVVFFGIFTLVSGPLAEKYGRRKMLLAVTAGIFVFGLLFVPLFSGGFVGAMAVLILGFTLMGLTFGPMGALLPELFPTNVRYTGSAVSYNVSSILGAALAPFIAVWLWETAKGSPVLVGVYLSGAAVLTLVALFLSKETKDLDYENNVA, translated from the coding sequence ATGTCATCCACTGCCACCTCGCACTCCGGCTCAGCCAAGCAGGTGAACTCGCGCGGCCGCGTGATCGTCGCAAGCCTTATCGGCACCACCGTCGAGTTCTACGACTTTTACGTGTATGCCACCGCCGCGGTGCTCGTCTTCCCGAAGCTGTTCTTCCCGGGCCAGAATGAAACCACCCAGTTGCTGAGCTCCTTTGCAGTCTTCGGCGTCGCGTTTATCGCCCGCCCGCTCGGGTCCGTGGTCTTTGGCCACTTCGGCGACAAGTTCGGCCGCAAGGGCACCCTGGTGGCTTCCCTGTTGACCATGGGTATTGCCACGTTCCTGATCGGCTGCCTGCCCACGGCCACAGTTCCCGGGTGGGAGTTCTGGGCTCCCGCGCTGCTGGTGGTCATGCGCTTTGCGCAGGGCCTGGCCCTTGGCGGCGAATGGAGCGGCGCCGCCCTCCTGGCCACCGAGAACGCCCCGGCCAACAAACGCGCCATCTACGGCACGTTCCCTCAGCTGGGCGCACCCATCGGCTTTGTCATTGCCAACGTGATCTTCCTGGTGGCCAGCTACACCCTGGCTCCGGCCGCCTTCGAAGCCTGGGGCTGGCGGGTGCCGTTCCTGCTGAGCGCCGTCATGGTGATCATCGGGCTCTACGTGCGGCTCAAGCTCATCGAAACACCGGCGTTCACCAAGGTCCTTGAATCCAACGAAGTGGCCAAGCTCCCCATCGGCCGGGTCTTCAAGACCAGTTGGTGGCCCCTCATTTTGGGCACGTTCATTATGTTGGCCACGTACGTGCTGTTCTATCTCATGACCACGTTCACGCTGACTTACGGCACACGCCCGGCCACCCTGGAAGCGGCCAAGGCAGCTGCGGAAAAGGCAGGCAAGCCGATGACCGAGGCCGCGGCCGCTGCCTTTGTCCCAGGCCTGGGCTACACCCGCAACGACTTCCTGTGGATGCTGATCGCGGGCGTGGTGTTCTTCGGCATCTTCACCCTGGTCTCCGGCCCGCTGGCCGAAAAATATGGCCGCCGCAAGATGCTGCTCGCCGTCACCGCGGGCATCTTCGTCTTCGGACTGCTGTTCGTCCCGCTGTTCAGCGGCGGCTTCGTGGGCGCCATGGCCGTGCTGATCCTCGGCTTCACCCTGATGGGCCTCACTTTCGGCCCCATGGGCGCGCTGCTGCCGGAGCTGTTCCCGACCAACGTCCGGTACACAGGATCCGCCGTGAGCTACAACGTCTCCAGCATCCTCGGCGCAGCGCTGGCGCCCTTCATCGCCGTGTGGCTGTGGGAAACGGCGAAGGGAAGCCCGGTGCTCGTGGGCGTGTACCTCAGCGGCGCGGCTGTACTGACGCTGGTGGCCCTCTTCCTGAGTAAGGAAACCAAGGACCTGGACTACGAGAACAACGTGGCCTGA
- a CDS encoding MFS transporter, protein MTADRTADAGTHNSLDLAAATTTEAPALEERPGRWIANWDAENKHQWESRGRSIARRNLNWSIFAEFLGFVVWQLWSIVVVQLPAAGFTFSTSEIFWLISMPSLVGATLRIPYTFMVPRFGGRNWTIVSALLLLIPSIGLALCVSNPETPFGVMLLVAALAGFGGGNFASSMANITFFYPAREKGWALGLNAAGGNLGAAVAQLAVPIAITLLAAGTANLPVAGLMWVPLILLAAFGAYKYMNNLTSAKGDVAGSLAAIKEPHLWVMALLYIGTFGSFIGFAGVFPKLIKDYFPAFSSISVGAVALSLAFLGPLVGSLTRPYGGRMADRMGGARMTVAAFAAMAAITLTMIWTLPLKNFWLFLVLFLMLFTASGFGNGATYRMIPVIFATSSRAARSGASSVQTQRLASSALGLISAIGAYGGFVIPQVLNASNTASGSYVPAFYGFVGAYALMLTVCWFCYIRNANRNAMGHV, encoded by the coding sequence GTGACTGCTGACCGCACCGCAGACGCCGGAACCCACAATTCCCTCGATCTTGCCGCTGCCACAACCACCGAGGCACCGGCCCTTGAAGAGCGTCCCGGACGCTGGATCGCCAACTGGGACGCCGAGAACAAGCACCAGTGGGAATCCCGGGGCCGCTCCATCGCGCGCCGCAACCTCAACTGGTCGATCTTCGCCGAATTCCTTGGCTTCGTCGTCTGGCAGCTGTGGTCCATCGTGGTGGTCCAGCTGCCCGCCGCCGGATTCACGTTCAGCACCTCCGAGATCTTCTGGCTGATCTCCATGCCGAGCCTCGTCGGGGCCACGCTCCGAATCCCCTACACGTTCATGGTTCCGCGGTTCGGCGGACGGAACTGGACCATCGTCTCCGCCCTGCTCCTCCTCATTCCCTCCATCGGGCTCGCACTGTGCGTCTCAAACCCAGAGACACCGTTCGGCGTCATGCTCCTCGTCGCTGCCCTTGCCGGCTTCGGCGGCGGCAACTTCGCCAGCTCCATGGCCAACATCACGTTCTTCTACCCGGCCCGTGAAAAGGGCTGGGCCCTGGGCCTGAACGCCGCCGGCGGCAACCTCGGCGCAGCCGTGGCGCAGCTTGCCGTCCCGATCGCCATCACGCTGCTCGCCGCCGGGACCGCCAACCTCCCCGTTGCCGGCCTGATGTGGGTACCGCTGATCCTCCTGGCAGCGTTCGGCGCCTACAAGTACATGAACAACCTCACGAGCGCCAAGGGCGACGTTGCCGGATCCCTCGCGGCGATCAAGGAACCCCACCTGTGGGTCATGGCCCTGCTCTACATCGGAACGTTCGGCTCGTTCATCGGCTTCGCCGGCGTCTTCCCCAAGCTCATCAAGGACTACTTCCCGGCCTTCTCCTCCATCTCCGTCGGCGCCGTGGCCCTCTCGCTGGCCTTCCTCGGCCCTCTGGTCGGCTCGCTGACCCGCCCCTACGGCGGCCGCATGGCTGACCGCATGGGCGGAGCCCGGATGACCGTGGCGGCCTTCGCCGCCATGGCCGCGATCACCCTGACGATGATCTGGACGCTGCCGCTGAAGAACTTCTGGCTCTTCCTGGTTCTCTTCCTGATGCTGTTCACGGCCAGCGGCTTCGGAAACGGCGCCACGTACCGCATGATCCCGGTGATCTTCGCGACCTCCAGCCGCGCGGCCCGCTCCGGGGCCAGCTCGGTGCAGACCCAGCGCCTTGCTTCCTCGGCGCTCGGCCTGATCTCCGCGATCGGCGCCTACGGCGGGTTCGTCATTCCGCAGGTGCTCAATGCCTCCAACACCGCCAGCGGCTCCTACGTCCCGGCCTTCTACGGGTTCGTCGGAGCGTACGCCCTGATGCTGACCGTCTGCTGGTTCTGCTACATCCGCAACGCCAACCGAAATGCGATGGGACACGTCTAA
- a CDS encoding molybdopterin oxidoreductase family protein — MTKSADTHCPYCALQCAMTLKSPAASAATGLAPAAQPGPAPVPAAPALEGLALEVNGRDFPTNRGGLCRKGWTSASLLQHPGRVTEPMLKGPDGVFRPVSWDEALGRVTAAVKDARARYGADSVGVFGGGGLTNEKAYQLGKFARLALGTSRIDYNGRFCMSSAAAAGMRAFGLDRGLPFPLEALDTASTILMLGSNVAETMPPFVQHLQGVRDAGGLIVVDPRRSATAAFTSNNGGLHLQPLPGTDLTLLLGLSHVVIHEGLLDADYIQARTTGFDAVVRSVNAYWPERVQSITGVPAELIRETARRLASGASQGGSYILTGRGVEQHVDGTDTATAAINLSLLLGLPGSARSGYGTLTGQGNGQGGREHGQKADQLPGYRKITDPAARAHMAKVWNVPESLIPGPGLPAVQLLRSLGQPDGVRCLFVHASNIAVASPDANAVIRGLRSLDFLVVCDFFMSETAAEADLVLPVLQWAEEEGTLTNLEGRVLRRRQAIQPPAGARSELWIMARLAEALEAPSTYSDDPETVFEELRLASAGGAADYSGIDYAMLDSGAAAYWPYPAGSTGTPRMFLDSFAHADGKAVMTPVAPRRRRAPIANPGRDSAAPAAKPMTLITGRLLEHYQSGAQTRRVAELLASQPEARVQIHPAAAAAMGITDGAEVSVANERGEVVCRAELSTAIRPETVFLPFHFPELESANRLTEAATDPISGMPEFKFNKVWVRLAAATPATSLLQTAEAS, encoded by the coding sequence ATGACCAAAAGCGCCGACACGCACTGCCCTTACTGCGCCTTGCAGTGCGCCATGACGCTCAAGTCCCCGGCGGCTTCGGCCGCAACGGGCCTGGCCCCGGCTGCGCAGCCGGGGCCAGCCCCCGTGCCGGCAGCGCCGGCACTCGAGGGGCTGGCCCTCGAAGTGAACGGACGTGACTTCCCCACCAACCGCGGCGGCCTCTGCCGCAAGGGCTGGACGTCCGCTTCGCTCCTGCAGCACCCCGGACGCGTCACCGAGCCCATGCTCAAGGGGCCCGATGGCGTCTTCCGCCCCGTCTCCTGGGACGAGGCACTGGGCCGCGTCACCGCCGCCGTCAAGGACGCCCGCGCCAGGTACGGTGCGGACTCCGTGGGCGTCTTCGGCGGCGGTGGCCTCACCAACGAGAAGGCATACCAGCTGGGCAAGTTCGCCCGGCTCGCGCTGGGCACCTCGAGGATCGACTACAACGGCCGGTTCTGCATGTCGTCCGCGGCTGCCGCGGGCATGCGGGCCTTCGGCCTGGACCGCGGACTGCCCTTCCCGCTTGAGGCACTGGACACGGCCAGCACCATCCTGATGCTCGGCTCCAACGTCGCCGAGACGATGCCGCCGTTCGTCCAGCACCTGCAGGGCGTCCGCGACGCCGGCGGCCTCATCGTGGTGGACCCCCGGCGTTCCGCCACGGCCGCATTCACCTCCAACAACGGCGGCCTGCACCTGCAGCCCCTTCCGGGCACTGACCTCACGCTCCTGCTGGGCCTCTCCCATGTGGTGATCCACGAGGGCCTCCTCGACGCCGACTACATCCAGGCGCGCACCACCGGCTTCGACGCCGTGGTCCGCTCCGTCAACGCCTACTGGCCGGAGCGGGTCCAGTCCATCACCGGCGTGCCCGCCGAGCTCATCCGCGAGACGGCCCGGCGGCTGGCCAGCGGCGCCAGCCAGGGCGGCAGCTACATCCTCACCGGACGCGGCGTGGAACAGCACGTGGACGGCACGGACACCGCTACGGCGGCCATCAACCTCAGCCTCCTGCTGGGCCTGCCCGGCAGCGCCCGCAGCGGCTACGGCACGCTCACGGGCCAGGGCAACGGCCAGGGCGGCCGCGAGCACGGCCAGAAGGCCGACCAGCTGCCCGGCTACCGCAAGATCACCGACCCCGCCGCCCGCGCGCACATGGCGAAGGTCTGGAACGTCCCCGAGTCGCTCATCCCGGGCCCCGGCCTGCCGGCCGTGCAGCTGCTCAGGTCACTGGGACAGCCCGACGGCGTCCGGTGCCTTTTCGTGCATGCCTCCAACATCGCGGTCGCCTCGCCGGACGCCAACGCTGTCATCCGCGGGCTCCGCAGCCTGGACTTCCTGGTGGTCTGCGACTTCTTCATGTCCGAGACCGCGGCCGAGGCCGACCTCGTCCTGCCGGTGCTGCAGTGGGCCGAGGAGGAAGGCACGCTGACCAACCTCGAAGGCCGCGTCCTCCGCCGCCGCCAGGCGATCCAGCCGCCCGCCGGGGCCCGCAGCGAGCTGTGGATCATGGCCCGGCTGGCCGAGGCACTCGAGGCACCGTCCACCTACAGCGACGACCCGGAAACGGTCTTCGAGGAGTTGCGTCTGGCATCTGCCGGCGGCGCGGCCGACTACTCGGGCATCGACTACGCCATGCTGGACAGCGGCGCGGCTGCGTACTGGCCCTACCCCGCCGGCAGCACCGGAACCCCGCGCATGTTCCTGGACAGCTTTGCCCACGCCGACGGCAAGGCGGTCATGACCCCGGTGGCGCCGCGCCGCCGTCGTGCTCCCATTGCAAACCCCGGCCGGGACAGCGCAGCTCCGGCGGCCAAGCCCATGACCCTCATTACCGGCCGCCTGCTGGAGCACTACCAGTCGGGCGCCCAGACGCGGCGGGTGGCGGAACTCCTGGCCTCGCAGCCTGAGGCCAGGGTACAGATCCACCCGGCCGCCGCCGCGGCCATGGGCATCACGGACGGCGCGGAGGTATCGGTGGCCAACGAACGCGGCGAGGTGGTCTGCCGGGCCGAGCTCAGCACCGCCATCCGGCCTGAAACCGTCTTCCTGCCGTTCCACTTTCCCGAACTGGAGAGCGCGAACCGGCTGACGGAAGCGGCCACGGACCCCATCTCGGGGATGCCCGAGTTCAAGTTCAACAAGGTATGGGTCCGGCTGGCAGCGGCCACCCCCGCCACCAGTCTTCTTCAAACAGCGGAGGCCTCATGA
- a CDS encoding FAD-dependent oxidoreductase, which produces MSEQIVIVGFGPVAARLVDELLPAQRAGQIGLTVIGQETEAAYNRVLVADLGVGRTTPEALALADAPALASDGVDVRLGVKVRRVDRARQSVLLSDGTSAHYDRLVFATGSRPVIPNLTGLNPDPAAPVLPPGVTALRDLRDAEVLRQAVAGRQRVVVLGGGVLGLETALAAAEEGATVTVVHNGPHPLGRNIDRGGGAVLAASLRNCGVRVAGNARSTGIEHNAPDGGFSALLLDDGSAIDGDLLVLSCGVRPRTELAEGCGLSTGTGILVDHRLRAHHEPHIFAIGDCAEVRCPDPACVECRTARGPSGLVGPGWRQAEWLAEYLLLLSGGSAEDADSLPPLPQEKPGVIVLKARGMNMAVAGENSAEPWDEEVLTAGAINGRPRLQIAQWADPEHGRYVKMTTRGGVLEGLVSVGMPRTAGEMVQLFERGAELPADRSLLLRLDGPDQLAPAGASNDPEATVCRCAGVSGSKIADAVTGGCSTVAEVSASTRAGTGCGGCHDDIKGLIEKYFQGAAA; this is translated from the coding sequence ATGAGCGAGCAGATTGTAATTGTCGGATTTGGTCCGGTGGCCGCGCGGCTGGTCGATGAACTGCTGCCGGCACAGCGTGCGGGGCAGATCGGGCTGACGGTCATCGGCCAGGAAACCGAGGCCGCCTACAACCGCGTGCTGGTGGCCGACCTCGGGGTCGGCCGCACCACCCCCGAGGCGCTGGCCCTCGCCGACGCCCCGGCCCTGGCGTCCGACGGCGTGGACGTCCGTCTGGGCGTGAAGGTCAGGCGCGTGGACCGCGCCCGGCAGTCCGTCCTCCTCTCCGACGGCACCTCCGCCCACTATGACCGCCTGGTGTTCGCCACGGGTTCGCGGCCCGTGATCCCCAACCTCACGGGCCTGAACCCGGACCCTGCCGCGCCTGTCCTCCCGCCGGGTGTCACCGCGCTCCGCGACCTCCGCGACGCCGAAGTTCTGCGCCAGGCGGTGGCTGGCCGCCAGCGCGTGGTGGTGCTGGGCGGCGGCGTGCTGGGTCTCGAGACTGCCCTCGCGGCCGCGGAGGAAGGCGCCACGGTCACGGTGGTGCACAACGGGCCCCACCCCCTGGGCCGGAACATCGACCGCGGCGGCGGCGCCGTGCTGGCGGCGAGCCTGCGCAACTGCGGTGTCCGGGTGGCCGGCAACGCCCGTTCCACAGGCATTGAGCACAACGCTCCCGACGGCGGTTTCTCGGCTTTGCTGCTCGACGACGGATCGGCGATCGACGGGGACCTGCTGGTTCTCTCCTGCGGCGTGCGCCCGCGCACTGAGCTTGCCGAGGGCTGCGGGCTCTCCACCGGGACGGGCATCCTGGTGGACCACCGGCTGCGCGCGCACCACGAGCCGCACATCTTCGCCATCGGCGACTGCGCCGAGGTCCGCTGTCCGGATCCCGCCTGCGTCGAGTGCCGCACCGCGCGGGGGCCGTCCGGCCTGGTGGGACCCGGCTGGCGGCAGGCCGAATGGCTCGCCGAATACCTCCTGCTGCTGTCCGGGGGTTCCGCTGAGGACGCCGACTCACTGCCCCCGCTCCCCCAGGAAAAGCCCGGCGTCATCGTGCTCAAGGCCCGCGGCATGAACATGGCCGTGGCCGGAGAGAACTCCGCAGAACCGTGGGATGAGGAAGTCCTGACCGCCGGGGCCATCAACGGCAGGCCGCGCCTGCAAATCGCCCAGTGGGCCGACCCTGAGCACGGCCGCTACGTCAAGATGACCACCCGCGGCGGAGTGCTGGAAGGCCTGGTCAGCGTGGGGATGCCGCGCACCGCGGGAGAGATGGTGCAGCTCTTCGAACGCGGCGCCGAGCTGCCCGCGGACAGGTCCCTGCTGCTGCGCCTCGACGGACCCGACCAGCTCGCGCCGGCCGGTGCCTCCAACGACCCCGAGGCCACCGTCTGCCGCTGCGCAGGCGTCAGTGGCAGCAAGATCGCCGACGCCGTCACCGGCGGCTGCTCCACCGTGGCCGAGGTCTCCGCTTCCACCCGGGCCGGCACCGGCTGCGGCGGCTGCCACGACGACATCAAAGGATTGATCGAGAAGTACTTTCAGGGAGCTGCCGCCTAA
- a CDS encoding NAD(P)H-quinone dehydrogenase: protein MTMHPDFSAPRIAILGGGPGGYEAAMVAASLGAVVTIIERSGLGGSAVLTDVVPSKTLIATSDLMTRVSGAGELGVKFDVDGGDFVPVMRADLKHINDRLLGLARQQSLDIQTGLEHQNVRILNGSGKLVDNHTIEVLTADGTETVEADAILLTVGAHPRELPTARPDGERILNWAQIYNLDELPEELIVVGSGVTGAEFASAYNGLGSKVTLISSRDRVLPGSDTDAAEVLEDVFKRRGVRVLSRSRAEMVERTDDGVVVTLGDGSKVTGSHCLVCVGSIPNTAGIGLEEAGVALTESGHIKVDGVSRTTAPNIYAAGDCTGVLALASVAAMQGRIAIAHFLGDQVTPIKLHQVASNIFTSPEIASVGVSEAEIESGKYQGDIIKLSLQSNARAKMRNVKDGFVKIFARKGSGTVIGGVVVGANASELIFAISIAVKQKLHVDDVASTFTVYPSLSGSISEAARRLHVHM from the coding sequence GTGACTATGCATCCTGATTTCAGCGCCCCCCGAATCGCAATTCTCGGCGGAGGGCCGGGTGGCTATGAAGCTGCCATGGTGGCCGCCTCGCTGGGAGCCGTTGTCACTATCATCGAGCGGTCCGGCCTCGGCGGCTCCGCGGTGCTGACTGACGTCGTGCCGTCCAAAACGCTGATCGCAACGTCGGACCTGATGACCCGCGTCAGCGGTGCCGGCGAGCTGGGGGTCAAGTTCGACGTCGACGGCGGGGATTTCGTTCCGGTGATGCGCGCCGATCTCAAGCACATCAACGACCGCCTGCTCGGCCTCGCGCGCCAGCAGTCCCTCGACATCCAGACTGGCCTGGAGCACCAGAACGTGCGCATCCTGAACGGCTCCGGCAAGCTGGTGGACAACCACACCATCGAGGTCCTGACCGCCGACGGAACCGAAACGGTCGAGGCTGACGCCATTCTGCTGACCGTCGGGGCGCACCCGCGGGAGCTGCCTACGGCACGGCCGGACGGCGAACGGATCCTGAACTGGGCGCAGATCTATAACCTGGACGAACTGCCCGAGGAACTGATCGTGGTGGGCTCCGGCGTGACCGGCGCCGAGTTCGCCTCCGCCTACAACGGCCTGGGCTCGAAGGTCACGCTGATCTCCAGCCGGGACCGTGTGCTTCCGGGGTCCGACACCGACGCCGCCGAGGTGCTGGAGGACGTCTTCAAACGGCGCGGCGTGCGGGTGCTGTCCCGCTCACGGGCCGAAATGGTGGAACGGACCGACGACGGCGTGGTGGTCACCCTCGGTGACGGCTCCAAGGTCACCGGCAGCCACTGCCTGGTATGTGTGGGCTCCATTCCCAACACCGCAGGCATCGGGCTGGAGGAAGCGGGCGTGGCGCTGACCGAAAGCGGCCACATCAAGGTGGACGGCGTGTCCCGCACCACCGCCCCGAACATCTACGCTGCCGGCGACTGCACCGGCGTCCTGGCGCTCGCCTCCGTCGCCGCCATGCAGGGCCGGATCGCGATCGCGCACTTCCTGGGCGACCAGGTGACCCCCATCAAGCTGCACCAGGTGGCGTCCAACATCTTCACCTCACCCGAGATCGCATCGGTTGGCGTGTCCGAGGCCGAGATCGAATCCGGCAAGTACCAGGGCGACATCATCAAGCTGTCCCTGCAGAGCAACGCCCGCGCCAAGATGCGAAACGTCAAGGACGGCTTCGTCAAGATCTTCGCCCGGAAGGGATCAGGCACCGTGATCGGCGGCGTGGTGGTGGGCGCCAACGCCTCCGAGCTGATCTTCGCCATTTCCATCGCGGTGAAGCAGAAACTGCACGTCGACGACGTCGCCAGCACCTTCACCGTGTACCCGTCGCTGAGCGGCTCCATCTCCGAGGCTGCACGCCGCCTGCACGTGCACATGTAG